In Streptomyces seoulensis, the following are encoded in one genomic region:
- a CDS encoding MFS transporter, whose amino-acid sequence MSPASTGASVTLDARTPVPTSPTPAPADSRLTPGGPGYRRMSFALFLAGVATFALLYSTQALLPLISDDYGVAAGEASWTVAAATGGLALFVLPMSALSERFGRRTVMTASLMVAVAVGLLVPFAPSIGALVALRAVQGAALAGLPASATAYLAEEVRPKALVTAIGLFVAGNSVGGMSGRVITGWVAQEWGWRIAVGVIGLVAVGCAVAFRLLLPAPKHFEAGSLRPRVLARAVRDHLSSPLLRRLYAIGALFMTVFGGVYTVIGYRLTEAPFSLPQGIIGSIFLVYLVGTVSASSAGRLVGRLGRRGALYTAGGTTAAGLLLSLVPSLPLVLLGLVLITAGFFAGHAVASSAVGKTATHGRAQATALYQSSYYIGSSAGSTVGALAFHSGGWAGTVGVGLLAVMGVVAITALGTLAARTAARREAVPAH is encoded by the coding sequence ATGTCTCCCGCCAGTACCGGGGCGTCCGTCACCCTGGACGCCCGCACGCCCGTCCCCACCTCCCCGACCCCCGCTCCGGCCGACTCGCGGCTGACGCCCGGCGGCCCCGGCTACCGCCGGATGAGCTTCGCCCTCTTCCTCGCGGGCGTGGCGACCTTCGCGCTGCTGTACTCCACCCAGGCCCTGCTCCCGCTGATCTCCGACGACTACGGGGTGGCGGCCGGCGAGGCGAGCTGGACCGTGGCGGCGGCGACCGGCGGGCTGGCGCTGTTCGTGCTGCCGATGAGCGCGCTGTCGGAGCGGTTCGGCCGCCGGACCGTGATGACGGCGTCCCTGATGGTCGCGGTCGCCGTCGGCCTGCTGGTGCCGTTCGCGCCGTCCATCGGCGCGCTGGTCGCGCTGCGGGCCGTGCAGGGCGCCGCGCTGGCCGGGCTGCCCGCCTCCGCGACGGCGTACCTGGCCGAGGAGGTCCGGCCGAAGGCGCTGGTCACGGCGATCGGCCTGTTCGTCGCGGGCAACAGCGTGGGCGGCATGAGCGGCCGGGTCATCACCGGCTGGGTCGCGCAGGAGTGGGGCTGGCGGATCGCCGTCGGCGTGATCGGCCTGGTCGCGGTGGGCTGCGCGGTGGCGTTCCGGCTGCTGCTGCCCGCGCCGAAGCACTTCGAGGCGGGCTCGCTGCGCCCCCGGGTCCTGGCCCGCGCGGTCCGCGACCACCTCTCCTCCCCGCTGCTGCGCCGCCTCTACGCGATCGGCGCGCTGTTCATGACGGTGTTCGGCGGCGTCTACACGGTGATCGGCTACCGGCTGACCGAGGCGCCGTTCTCCCTGCCGCAGGGCATCATCGGCTCGATCTTCCTGGTCTACCTGGTCGGCACGGTCTCCGCGTCGTCGGCGGGCCGGCTGGTGGGCCGCCTCGGCCGCCGGGGCGCGCTGTACACGGCGGGCGGTACGACGGCGGCGGGCCTGCTGCTGTCGCTGGTGCCGTCCCTGCCGCTGGTCCTGCTCGGCCTGGTGCTGATCACGGCCGGCTTCTTCGCGGGCCACGCCGTCGCCTCCTCGGCGGTCGGCAAGACGGCCACGCACGGCCGCGCCCAGGCGACCGCCCTGTACCAGTCGTCGTACTACATCGGCTCCAGCGCGGGCAGCACCGTCGGCGCGCTCGCCTTCCACTCCGGCGGCTGGGCGGGCACGGTCGGCGTCGGCCTGCTCGCCGTGATGGGCGTCGTCGCCATCACCGCGCTGGGCACCCTCGCGGCCCGTACCGCCGCGCGCCGGGAGGCCGTACCGGCGCACTGA